The following coding sequences lie in one Zingiber officinale cultivar Zhangliang chromosome 2B, Zo_v1.1, whole genome shotgun sequence genomic window:
- the LOC122045465 gene encoding uncharacterized protein LOC122045465 isoform X1 has translation MEKGKKAANEITSSLRNLHLAPSPRSVAIASFPDSFSLSLKKTKPPSLVNLCLGFLGQYLEDIIADISEIAAVFPSDIKLALVAIARRRQLLNDNLLVALAEVSWKILDISGSNVTDYGLKKVAEICTSLQAVDISHCDRITATGVSGLICHCQSLEILRCGGSPRSESTARRCVGILKPKLNNVEEESWEELENADIGSGAPSLRWLVWPKVDEASKATMAAECPRIIVNPQPSPFGFRGMQVPNEALVSVALDYSIIDGIDPKTWAVSGAARSTSLKLPVSNETSELPIAERFRLAFLERDARLAPKRAKNARQHKRRAEREYLMSSSSAKSIMLASQASKLLNHRS, from the exons ATGGAAAAGGGTAAGAAAGCGGCCAACGAGATCACGTCGTCCCTCAGAAATCTCCATCTCGCGCCGAGCCCTCGATCCGTCGCTATCGCCTCCTTTCCCGATTCTTTCT CTTTATCATTGAAGAAAACTAAGCCTCCAAGTCTAGTCAACCTGTGCCTTGGATTTCTTGGTCAGTATTTGGAGGATATCATTGCTGATATTTCAGAGATAGCAGCAGTATTTCCATCAGATATCAAG TTGGCTTTGGTGGCTATTGCAAGGAGGAGACAGTTACTGAATGATAATCTTCTTGTTGCATTAGCTGAAGTTTCATGGAAGATTCTAGATATATCTGGATCCAATGTCACTGATTATGGTTTGAAAAAAGTTGCAGAGATTTGCACTAGTTTGCAGGCTGTCGATATTAG TCATTGCGACAGGATAACTGCTACTGGTGTGTCAGGACTCATTTGTCACTGCCAATCATTGGAAATCTTGAGATGCGG GGGGTCTCCCAGGAGTGAATCTACTGCCCGTAGATGTGTTGGTATCTTGAAGCCTAAATTGAACAATGTGGAGGAAGAATCATGGGAGGAGCTTGAAAATGCTGACATCGGAAGTGGTGCCCCATCACTACGCTGGCTTGTATGG CCAAAGGTAGATGAGGCTTCAAAGGCAACAATGGCTGCTGAATGTCCCCGAATCATCGTAAATCCTCAACCCTCACCCTTTGGCTTCCGAGGAATGCAAGTTCCAAATGAAGCACTGGTATCTGTAGCTCTGGACTATTCTATCATTGATGGCATTGATCCCAAAACCTGGGCTGTTTCAGGCGCTGCTAGAAGTACTTCCCTGAAGCTACCTGTTTCCAATGAGACATCAGAATTGCCTATAGCCGAACGCTTTAGGCTTGCATTTTTAGAGAGGGATGCGAGGTTGGCTCCTAAACGAGCAAAAAATGCGAGGCAACACAAGCGACGAGCTGAGAGGGAGTACTTAATGAGTAGTTCGAGTGCAAAGTCCATCATGCTTGCCTCCCAAGCTAGCAAATTGTTGAATCATAGAAGCTGA
- the LOC122045465 gene encoding uncharacterized protein LOC122045465 isoform X2, which translates to MEKGKKAANEITSSLRNLHLAPSPRSVAIASFPDSFSEVSWKILDISGSNVTDYGLKKVAEICTSLQAVDISHCDRITATGVSGLICHCQSLEILRCGGSPRSESTARRCVGILKPKLNNVEEESWEELENADIGSGAPSLRWLVWPKVDEASKATMAAECPRIIVNPQPSPFGFRGMQVPNEALVSVALDYSIIDGIDPKTWAVSGAARSTSLKLPVSNETSELPIAERFRLAFLERDARLAPKRAKNARQHKRRAEREYLMSSSSAKSIMLASQASKLLNHRS; encoded by the exons ATGGAAAAGGGTAAGAAAGCGGCCAACGAGATCACGTCGTCCCTCAGAAATCTCCATCTCGCGCCGAGCCCTCGATCCGTCGCTATCGCCTCCTTTCCCGATTCTTTCT CTGAAGTTTCATGGAAGATTCTAGATATATCTGGATCCAATGTCACTGATTATGGTTTGAAAAAAGTTGCAGAGATTTGCACTAGTTTGCAGGCTGTCGATATTAG TCATTGCGACAGGATAACTGCTACTGGTGTGTCAGGACTCATTTGTCACTGCCAATCATTGGAAATCTTGAGATGCGG GGGGTCTCCCAGGAGTGAATCTACTGCCCGTAGATGTGTTGGTATCTTGAAGCCTAAATTGAACAATGTGGAGGAAGAATCATGGGAGGAGCTTGAAAATGCTGACATCGGAAGTGGTGCCCCATCACTACGCTGGCTTGTATGG CCAAAGGTAGATGAGGCTTCAAAGGCAACAATGGCTGCTGAATGTCCCCGAATCATCGTAAATCCTCAACCCTCACCCTTTGGCTTCCGAGGAATGCAAGTTCCAAATGAAGCACTGGTATCTGTAGCTCTGGACTATTCTATCATTGATGGCATTGATCCCAAAACCTGGGCTGTTTCAGGCGCTGCTAGAAGTACTTCCCTGAAGCTACCTGTTTCCAATGAGACATCAGAATTGCCTATAGCCGAACGCTTTAGGCTTGCATTTTTAGAGAGGGATGCGAGGTTGGCTCCTAAACGAGCAAAAAATGCGAGGCAACACAAGCGACGAGCTGAGAGGGAGTACTTAATGAGTAGTTCGAGTGCAAAGTCCATCATGCTTGCCTCCCAAGCTAGCAAATTGTTGAATCATAGAAGCTGA